Within Sorangiineae bacterium MSr11367, the genomic segment CCGCGCGATGTGCATTTCCGATTACCACCAAGATGCCATTTTGCTCGTCGACGTGGGCGGCCGGCTGGTGGTCAATCTCAACGATGCGGTGGAGCGCGGTTGGGGTCGATTCGTCAAGAAGGTGATATCGGAATACAAGATATCCTTTTTGCTCAAGCTGTTCGGCTATGGCGACGTCGATATGATCAACGTCGTCGACGAAAACGGCGTGAAGCTGATACCGCCGGCCCCGACGGCGAGTGCGGAGTCGAAAGCCTATTGGGACGCATACCTCCGTGAGAAGGTGGGTTTCTGGACCAATTATTTCCAAACCACGTACATGATCCCGTTCAGCAGCTTTCATCGCTACCAGCGGGATGACAGCATCTGGTGCCAAGAGTACGTGACGCCGCTTTCGGCGCTGGAGGCGACGGAGACGCGGGGCGGCTGTGAAATGCTGCCGGCGTTCGTGCAATACGATTGCGAGAAAGACTCGTACGAGTGCCTTTCACCGGCGCGCATCGAAGGTGAGATTCAAACGGCGGCGAGCTTCGGCGACCATTGGTCCGAGCCGCTGGAGCGCGACGAGATCTCCAAGTTGACGCGGTACTTCCAATCCATCGAGTTCCTCGCCGACAAGATCGACCATCTGCGCTTCATCGTCGGCGGCAAGGAGCACGTGGTCGAGTTGCACTCCACGTCGCGGATCGGCCCGCTTCGCGCGGGGCGCAGCTTGTCGTTCGAGGTGCCGCGCGCGTCGCTGATGACGGCCGTCCAATATGAAATTTTCGATGACCTGCTCATTGGCAACTTCATGAAGACGACGCTCCACGGTGACTGGGGCACGGCGCAGGCGCCGAATGTTCTCTATCCGTATTTCACGCCGTGGATCGTGCGCTACGCCGACAATGCGCAGGTCAAGACGCACGACGAGCTCCGCGAGTACTTCAGCGCCTACCGGCGGCGGGCGCCGTTCGACTATCTCCTGCACCGCCTCGAGCACGAGGGCGTGCAGAAGCTGCGAAGCTTGATTCGCCCGGATTCTCCGCTCTTCCACACGGCCACGCGCGCGTACTCATTTCTGAAGACCAAGGCGAGCTAGCCACCCCGTAAACGTGCCCGTGCCCCTGCCCGTGGCCCTTGCGGAGGGACGTGTAGACGGGGACGGGCACGGGCATGGGCACGTTTACGGGAACAAAGGGGAGGCTTCTGTGTAAAGTGCGGGGTCTATGGCAAGACCCCTGCGCCTTCTCATGGTTTCGTCCGAAGTCGAGTCGTTTGCCCGGACGGGGGGCCTGGGCGACGTCGTTCTCGGTGTGTCGCGTGCGCTCGGACAGCGCGGTGTCGATGTCGCTATCGTCACGCCGCTCTACGGCACGACGAAGATTCCTTCGGACGATCTGCATCGCTGGATTGGCACCGTGCCGGCGCGGGTGGGGTGGGGACCCGACGACGTGCGCGAGTGCGGCGTCGTCGAGGTGCGCCTGGCGCCGGGGGTGCGCGTCTTTTTGGTGGACGATCCGGGCCTTTTCCAGCGCGATGGTATCTACGAAGATGCCCACGGCACCTTCGGCGACAACGAGCTGCGCTTCGCCACGATGTCGCGCGCTGCGTTATCCATCGCCGAGAGGCTCTGGGGCGGCGTGGGCCCGGATCGCGGGCCGGACGTCATCCACGCGCACGATTGGCACGCTACCTTCGCGATCTTGTACGCGCGCCTCACCATGGGCCAGGCGTGGAGTGAGGTGCCCACGGCGTTCACGATTCACAACCTGGCCTACCAGGGGGTGCTCGGCTTCGATTCGCTCGACCGGCTCGCGTTGCCGCGGGGGGCGTACCATCCCGGCATTCTGGAGCACCGCGGGTTGGTGAACCTGCTCAAGGGCGCGATTGCACTGTCGGATCGGACGACGACGGTCAGCCCCACGTACGCGCACGAGATCCTCGCCGCGGAGGGCGGATTTCAGCTGCACGACTTTCTGCGGACGCAGTCGTACAAGACGGCGGGCATCCTCAACGGTGTCGACGTGCAGACGTTCGACCCGCGCACCGACGGATCCATTGCCGCGCAGTACAGCGTGGAGAACTTCGAGGCCGCGCGTTTCCAGAACAAGGAGGTGCTCTTTCAGGAGCTCGGTCTGCACGAGCCGCGGGCGCCGCTCTTCTCGTTGGTGTCGCGGCTCACGCATCAAAAGGGCATCGATCTCATTTTGCCTATCCTCGGCAATTTGATCCAGGGCGGTGCGCGTGTGGCGTTGGTCGGCAAGGGGGACGCCAATTTGGAGCGCGCGCTCTATCAGCTCGGCGGGCGCTTTCCCGGGCGCATCGCCACGCGCGTGGCCTTCGACGAGGGCCTGGCACGCCGCATCTACGCGGGCTCCGATTTTCTCATGGTGCCTTCGCGCTACGAGCCATGCGGCCTCACGCAGATGTACGCGATGCGCTACGGCTGCGTGCCCATCGTAACCGACGTGGGCGGGCTGCACGACACCGTCACGCCGTACAACCCCGTCCGCGACGAGGGCACGGGCTTCGTCGCGCGCAACCGCGATCCGCTGTCGCTCTTGATCGCCGCAGACGACGCCTTCACCGCGTACCACGACCGCCGCAGCTTCCGCCGCCTCATCGAGCGCGGCATGCGCAAAGACTTCTCCTGGACGCGCTCCGCCGACGAATACATGGAGCGCATCTACCGCCCCATCACCCAGCTGCGCGCGGGCCTGTAAATAGGGAGAGCGCTCCTTGCGGCGCTTACGGCACGTTCCAGAGTTGGTTCGCGGGGAGGAGCGTGTCGCGCCCGCAGGTGGCGAGTGTCACGTGTGCGCCGTTCGAGGCGAGGCAGAGGCCCGATGTGGCGTGGACGATCTGGCCGGAGGCATTGGCGTGCCATTTTTGCTCGTCGGTGGCGTTGCAGTCGGCGAGGTGAATCGCGGTGCCCGTGACGGTGGCGCACTTGCCGCGGATCTGCAGCGAGGCGTCGTCGGCCATGTGCCATCGTTGGCTGGGGGATAGCGTGTTGCACGAGGTCGTGCGCGGTGACGCGTTGGAGAGGGCCTCGAGGCATTGGCCGTCGACGGTGGTGATGCGGCTCGCCGGGGCTCCCGAGGTGGTTCTCGCGAGGCCACCGCGCAGGCGGAGATCGCGCGAGGATGCTCCGACGCGGATCGAATAGAAGCCCCCGGGGACGTTCCACGCCTTCGCCGCCACGTCCCAGATCGAAAACGCGCGCCGGTCGAGTGGAACGGTGACGCGGGTGGTGGCGCCCGGTTCGAGGGTCAAACTGCGGAAGGCCGCGAGGCGCTGCGGAGGCTCGCCCGCGCGGGCCGGGAAGCCGACGTAGACCTGCGGTACCGCGGTGCCCGTGCGCGCGCCCGTGTTTTGCACGTCGAACGAGACGCGCACGCTGCCGTCTCGCGCCGGCCTCTCGACGGACAGATGCGAATAGGCGAACGACGTGTACGACAGGCCGTGCCCGAACGGAAACAGCGGTGCCACCGCGTGGGCATCGAACCAGCGGTAACCGACTTCGAGCTTCTCGGCGTACGTGTACCTCTGATCGACGCCGGGGTACTGCTCCGGCGAGCGAATCGGCCCATCCGCCGCTTCGACGGGGAACGTCACCGGCAGGCGCCCCGCAGGCTCCGCATCGCCGAAGAGCACGTCGGCGAGGGCCGCGCCGTCTTGCTCACCCGCGTACCAGTTCTCGAGCACCGACGGCACCGCCGAGGCCCACGGCAGGTTCACCGGCGCACCCGAGCTGAGCACGACCACCGTGCGCGGATTGGCCGCGGCCACCGCCGCCACCAGCGCATTCTGATTGCCGTAAAGGCTGATGGTCCCGCGGTCGCGCCCTTCGGCGGCCTCGTCGCGCACCAGGACGATGGCCACGTCGGCGGCTTTTGCCGCGTCGACCGCGCTCTGAATCCCTGCGTCCAGCTGGCCGGGGAGCATCCAGCTCACGGTCAGATTCGAACCCTGGTTGGCTTGGTAGTACTCGACCCTCACCTCGTACGACTGTCCCGCCTCCAGGTGCACGGTGCGGTAGACCGAGCGCGTTCCATGCGCACCCCAGTTGTCGACGACGAGGCGCCCGTCCAGGTAAAGCCGGCTGCCATCGTCGCTGGTCGTTGCGAGGGGGTAGTCGCCCGTGACCGGTGCGTGCAAGGTGCCCGTCCAGCGCGCCGACCAATTCGTTGCGGGTACACCGCTCGCCGGCGGCTGGTTGCCCCAATCGTGCGCGATGACGCTGTCGGTGCCCACGGCCACCGGCGTGCCGGTCAACGTGGGGTTGGCGAAGTACTCGACGGTGAGAGCCTCGAGCGCGCCCGCCGGGATCGGCGTGACCGGTGCCGCGTTGGCGCCGGAGACGTAATGGATTGCGACGCCGCTTCCCGCGCGCTTCGTGATGCCGTCGAGGGGGCTGACCACGTAGTCGGCGTAGGGCGTGACCTTCGAGCTTCCCCCGCCGCCGGTGGTCGCTTGCTTGGCGTACGGCCCGATGACGGCGATGCGCGAAAGCGACGCCGCGTCGAGCGGCAACAGCGCGCCGTCGTTCTTGAGCAAGACGGACCCGCGTGCAGCCGCGCGTCGCGCGAGGTCGGCCCCCACCTTGGGATCCACCGCGGCCGGTTCCGCCGGGGCCGCCGAGAGGAGCCCCGTGCGAAACATCATGCGAAGCACCCGCCGCGCTTGATCGTCGAGCACCGACTGTGGCAACTCCCCCGAGCGCACGGCATCGGGAAGCTTGCTGAAATAGGTGGTGCCGCCGAACTCCTGATCCAGCCCCGCCTTGGCCGATGCGACGGTGCTGTGCACGGCCGGGTAGTCGGATCCGACGACCCCATCGAAGCCCCACTCCACCTTGAGCAGGTCATGGAGCAGCGACGCATTCTCGCAGGAGAATACGCCGTTGAGTTGGTTGTAGGCGCACATCAGGGACCAGGCGCCGCCCCGCTTCACGGCGGCCTCGAAGGCCGGAAAGTAGATCTCGCGCAGGGTGCGCTCGTCCACGTCCGACGTGCTGGTCTTGCGATCCTTCTCCTGGTTGTTCGCGGCGAAGTGCTTCACCTGCGCGGCCACGCCCTGCGACTGCACGCCCTGGATGTGCGCCACGGCGAGCTCGCCCGCGAGGTGTGGATCCTCCCCGAAGGACTCGAAGTTTCGCCCGGCCTCGGCCACGCGCACGATGTTGATCATCGGCGAGTACAGAACCTGATACCCACGCGCCTTGGTCTCGTGCCCCATGTGCGTCGCGACCTCGCGCACGAGCGCGGGGTCGAAGCTCGCGGCCATCGATACCGGTGCCGGAAACGCGGTGGCGGGCTGCCCATCGCGCACACCCGCCGGGCCATCGGTGAGCCTCTGCGCCGGAATACCGAGCCTCGGCACCCCCGCAACATTGCCCACGGCGTGCTCTCCGGCCGGTCGCGGGATGCCTTGCAGCAGCGTGGCCTTTTCCTCCAAGGTCATCTGCGCGAGCAGCGCGTCGATGTCCCCTTCGCTGCGAACGACGACACGTGACGCCGTGCTGTTCGAGTCACGACCATCGTCGTCGCCCTGACAGCCGACGACGTAAGCCACCGCCACCACGATCCCCAAACGACGAATGCGCATGGGCGATACCTTTGATATCGCCTGCGCATCGACGCAAGGACTCGCTACGCCAACTTGAGGCAACAGTCGATTAAAGGTGTCAGGCTTGGCATGCTCGGATGCTGGAACCGCGGCAGCGAGAAGACGCCGGCGAGACCGGTGCGACGTGTTGTGCGGAGAACAAGGATCGCCACGCCCGTCTGGCGGCTCTCCCGCGACGGAAGGGACTAAGGCGCCGGCCCCGCCGGGGTTGTTCCGCTGCCGCTGCTCGACTGCGAACGGCTCGCGAGCCTGCCGCAATCAATCGACCGTCGCTCTAGGGCGCCAATCGATTCAGCATGCGCGGGAACGGAATGGTCTCACGCACATGCGGCAGACCGCAGATCCACGACACGGTGCGCTCGATGCCCAGGCCGAAGCCCGCGTGGGGGAAGCTGCCGTAGCGGCGCAAGTCCAAGTACCACTCGAAGGCCTCGGGCGGCAGCTTGTGGTGTGCGATGGCGGATTCGAGGCGCTCTAGGCTGTCTTCGCGCTGGCCGCCGCCGATGATTTCGCCGTAGCCCTCGGGGGCGAGGATGTCCATGTTGAGCACGAGCGACTCGTTCTCCGGGGCGCGCTTGAAGTAGAAG encodes:
- a CDS encoding MBL fold metallo-hydrolase, which gives rise to MIGFETIGNATVTCIDDKPILTTDPWICGDPYFGSWGMRNEIPSAQLEHIFQAEYMWLSHGHPDHVHAAALDRLANKKILLPNHEGGRMLTDLTERGFDVTVMRDRTWMQLSKNIRAMCISDYHQDAILLVDVGGRLVVNLNDAVERGWGRFVKKVISEYKISFLLKLFGYGDVDMINVVDENGVKLIPPAPTASAESKAYWDAYLREKVGFWTNYFQTTYMIPFSSFHRYQRDDSIWCQEYVTPLSALEATETRGGCEMLPAFVQYDCEKDSYECLSPARIEGEIQTAASFGDHWSEPLERDEISKLTRYFQSIEFLADKIDHLRFIVGGKEHVVELHSTSRIGPLRAGRSLSFEVPRASLMTAVQYEIFDDLLIGNFMKTTLHGDWGTAQAPNVLYPYFTPWIVRYADNAQVKTHDELREYFSAYRRRAPFDYLLHRLEHEGVQKLRSLIRPDSPLFHTATRAYSFLKTKAS
- a CDS encoding glycoside hydrolase family 3 C-terminal domain-containing protein; this encodes MRIRRLGIVVAVAYVVGCQGDDDGRDSNSTASRVVVRSEGDIDALLAQMTLEEKATLLQGIPRPAGEHAVGNVAGVPRLGIPAQRLTDGPAGVRDGQPATAFPAPVSMAASFDPALVREVATHMGHETKARGYQVLYSPMINIVRVAEAGRNFESFGEDPHLAGELAVAHIQGVQSQGVAAQVKHFAANNQEKDRKTSTSDVDERTLREIYFPAFEAAVKRGGAWSLMCAYNQLNGVFSCENASLLHDLLKVEWGFDGVVGSDYPAVHSTVASAKAGLDQEFGGTTYFSKLPDAVRSGELPQSVLDDQARRVLRMMFRTGLLSAAPAEPAAVDPKVGADLARRAAARGSVLLKNDGALLPLDAASLSRIAVIGPYAKQATTGGGGSSKVTPYADYVVSPLDGITKRAGSGVAIHYVSGANAAPVTPIPAGALEALTVEYFANPTLTGTPVAVGTDSVIAHDWGNQPPASGVPATNWSARWTGTLHAPVTGDYPLATTSDDGSRLYLDGRLVVDNWGAHGTRSVYRTVHLEAGQSYEVRVEYYQANQGSNLTVSWMLPGQLDAGIQSAVDAAKAADVAIVLVRDEAAEGRDRGTISLYGNQNALVAAVAAANPRTVVVLSSGAPVNLPWASAVPSVLENWYAGEQDGAALADVLFGDAEPAGRLPVTFPVEAADGPIRSPEQYPGVDQRYTYAEKLEVGYRWFDAHAVAPLFPFGHGLSYTSFAYSHLSVERPARDGSVRVSFDVQNTGARTGTAVPQVYVGFPARAGEPPQRLAAFRSLTLEPGATTRVTVPLDRRAFSIWDVAAKAWNVPGGFYSIRVGASSRDLRLRGGLARTTSGAPASRITTVDGQCLEALSNASPRTTSCNTLSPSQRWHMADDASLQIRGKCATVTGTAIHLADCNATDEQKWHANASGQIVHATSGLCLASNGAHVTLATCGRDTLLPANQLWNVP
- a CDS encoding glycogen synthase; this translates as MVSSEVESFARTGGLGDVVLGVSRALGQRGVDVAIVTPLYGTTKIPSDDLHRWIGTVPARVGWGPDDVRECGVVEVRLAPGVRVFLVDDPGLFQRDGIYEDAHGTFGDNELRFATMSRAALSIAERLWGGVGPDRGPDVIHAHDWHATFAILYARLTMGQAWSEVPTAFTIHNLAYQGVLGFDSLDRLALPRGAYHPGILEHRGLVNLLKGAIALSDRTTTVSPTYAHEILAAEGGFQLHDFLRTQSYKTAGILNGVDVQTFDPRTDGSIAAQYSVENFEAARFQNKEVLFQELGLHEPRAPLFSLVSRLTHQKGIDLILPILGNLIQGGARVALVGKGDANLERALYQLGGRFPGRIATRVAFDEGLARRIYAGSDFLMVPSRYEPCGLTQMYAMRYGCVPIVTDVGGLHDTVTPYNPVRDEGTGFVARNRDPLSLLIAADDAFTAYHDRRSFRRLIERGMRKDFSWTRSADEYMERIYRPITQLRAGL